A stretch of the Terriglobales bacterium genome encodes the following:
- a CDS encoding group I intron-associated PD-(D/E)XK endonuclease translates to MPLYSSPAKAQGEEVEVRFLLKALTLGLAVSKPYGDNIPYDFLVDNGRCIFRVQVKSVTRFDLGSYRLSTARGGRLKSPYSAHEIDFLAAYIIPEDAWYLLPVRAFTPRKSLRLCPRNGRPGSRPRRLERYREAWRLLLG, encoded by the coding sequence ATGCCCCTCTACTCCTCCCCCGCCAAAGCTCAGGGAGAGGAGGTCGAAGTCCGGTTCCTGCTCAAGGCCCTCACCCTGGGCCTGGCCGTTTCCAAACCGTACGGGGACAACATCCCCTACGACTTCCTGGTGGATAACGGCCGTTGCATCTTCCGCGTGCAGGTGAAAAGTGTCACCCGCTTCGACCTCGGCTCCTACCGCCTCTCTACCGCTCGCGGCGGCCGCCTCAAGTCGCCATACTCGGCCCACGAGATCGACTTCCTGGCCGCCTACATCATCCCCGAGGACGCCTGGTACTTGCTCCCCGTCCGCGCCTTCACGCCACGCAAGTCCTTGCGTCTCTGTCCGCGCAACGGCCGCCCCGGCTCCCGCCCCCGCCGCCTCGAACGCTACCGCGAAGCCTGGCGGTTGCTGCTGGGTTGA